The Amycolatopsis sp. 195334CR genome window below encodes:
- a CDS encoding LLM class flavin-dependent oxidoreductase, with the protein MNVLFGFGTVHDVADRAALLGSVEQADRDGLDHFSMSDHPYLGARLDAYATVGFALGRTERISGLVNVTNLPTRPAPMLARTVTSLAALSEGRLVLGMGAGGLWDRIADLGVAPLSPGEAVDAFEEGITLIRKLAGGGPAITHDGRHYRVREIEPAPFAAPPVWTGSVGRKSLAATGRVADGWIPGHAADWLSKRYRESRPVIDEAAVSVGRDPSEIRTVYNLPGRITAEPLAATRDREGRWLGGSPSQWVEELTGAVLDHGASGFTLFGPSGGSPDPVTLSRWASEVAPAVREAVAQRSGLLG; encoded by the coding sequence ATGAACGTGCTCTTCGGCTTCGGGACCGTGCACGACGTCGCTGACCGCGCGGCCCTCCTGGGCAGCGTCGAGCAGGCCGACCGCGACGGGCTGGACCACTTCTCGATGAGCGATCACCCGTACCTCGGCGCGCGGCTGGACGCCTACGCCACGGTCGGGTTCGCGCTCGGCCGCACCGAGCGGATCTCCGGGTTGGTCAACGTCACCAACCTGCCGACCAGGCCGGCGCCGATGCTCGCGCGCACGGTGACCTCGCTGGCCGCGCTGTCGGAGGGGCGGCTCGTGCTCGGCATGGGCGCGGGCGGGCTCTGGGACCGGATCGCCGACCTCGGCGTGGCGCCGCTTTCGCCGGGTGAGGCGGTGGACGCCTTCGAGGAGGGCATCACGCTGATCAGGAAGCTCGCCGGTGGCGGACCCGCGATCACCCACGACGGACGCCACTACCGGGTGCGCGAGATCGAACCGGCGCCGTTCGCGGCCCCGCCGGTGTGGACTGGTTCGGTCGGCCGGAAGTCGCTCGCCGCCACCGGCCGGGTGGCCGACGGCTGGATCCCCGGGCACGCGGCGGACTGGCTCAGCAAGCGGTACCGCGAGTCGCGCCCGGTGATCGACGAGGCGGCGGTGTCCGTCGGCCGCGACCCGAGCGAGATCCGCACGGTCTACAACCTGCCCGGGCGGATCACCGCGGAGCCGCTGGCGGCCACGCGTGATCGCGAGGGTCGCTGGCTCGGCGGCTCGCCCTCGCAGTGGGTCGAGGAACTGACCGGCGCGGTACTGGACCACGGTGCTTCGGGCTTCACGCTCTTCGGCCCGTCCGGCGGCTCGCCGGACCCGGTCACGCTGAGCCGGTGGGCTTCGGAGGTCGCCCCGGCGGTCCGTGAGGCGGTCGCCCAGCGCTCAGGGCTTCTCGGCTGA